The following DNA comes from Pirellulales bacterium.
TCCCGACGGATGATTGTTGGAGCTTCAATGCTTTATAGATGCTTTGGGTGCCATGTCCACGGCTCGGCGCGGGCATGGACTGTGTTGGCGCGTGGCCACTCAGAGCAGTGGCCATGGCACCCGTCGAATCAGAATTGAAGGCCCAGTCCCAGCATTGGACGTTTGTCATAAGGTCGCTATGCGAATCGGAACGGTCATCGGCACGGTCACGCTCAGTCGCTCGCACCCGAGCTTGCGGGCCGCTTCGTATCGGCTGGCGGTGCCGCTCTCGCTTGCCAATTTGACGGGCAACTATCAAGAGGTCGCCGAGGAATTCGTGGTGTACGACGAACTTGGGGCCGGGATCGGCAGCCAGATCGCGATCAGCGAAGGGGCAGAAGCTGCTCAGCCATTTCGCCCCGAGATCAAGCCGGTCGACGCTTACAACGCCGCCATCCTCGACAACATTGATCTGTGGAAAGGAATCGAACCGTGAATCTGCACAAACTCAAAGAAGAAATCTGCGATATCGGCCGGCGGATTTACGCCAAGGGCTTCGCCGCGGGCAACGACGGCAACATCAGCTATCGCCTCAGCGAAAACGAGGTACTCTGCACACCGACGATGATCTGCAAGGGCTTCATCAAGCCCGCCGATCTTTGCATCGTCGATATGGAGGCGAACCAACTGGCCGGCGTCCGCAAGCGAACGAGCGAGATTCGTCTGCATCTGGCAATCATGAAGGAGCGGCCGGAGGTGAAGAGCGTCGTGCATTGCCATCCGCCGCACGCCACGGCCTTCGCCGTCGCCCGCGAGCCGATTCCACAATGCGTGCTCCCCGAGGTTGAAGTCTTTTTAGGAGACGTGCCGATCACGAAGTACGAGACGCCGGGCGGGCAGGAGTTTGCCGAAACGATCTTGCCGTTCGTCAAGAAGGCGAATGTGATCATCCTGGCCAACCACGGCACCGTCAGCTACGGCGAGACGGTCGAGAGGGCCTATTGGTGGACCGAGATTCTCGACGCCTATTGCCGCATCCTGATGCTGGCCCGCGATCTCGGCAAAGTCAACTATTTCACCGAGCAGAAAACGCGCGAGCTGCTCGACCTCAAGCAGAAATGGGGCTTCACGGACCCGCGGCTCGAGCCGGAAATGAAAAACTGTGACATCTGCGCGAACGACGTTTTCCGCGACAGTTGGCAGGATTGCGGCATCGAGCGCCGCGCGTTCGAGCCGCCTCCGGCGATGCGGCCGCCGTCCGCGGCAAAGCCGGCCAGCGGCGCGCATGCCATTAACGGAAAGCAAGCCGTGAGCGCCGATCAGGAGCAGTTGATTAGAGCGATTACCGATCGCGTCATGGCAGCGCTCACCCAAGCCGGGAAATGAGAACCCGGCCTTGCGACGCTGGCAGCGTCGCCCACGTGGCCGACGCTGCCAGCGTCGGAAGTTATTGAGTTGAAATCGTCTCCAGAACTTTCCCATGAAAGTCAGCATCATCGGCGGCGGCGGTTTGGTTGGCTCCTGCACGGCGTTTGCCCTGCAAACGGGCCGGATCGTGCGCGAGATTGCTCTCGTGGATGCGAACGCCGAATTGGCCGCCGGCCAAGCGCTCGATCTATTGCACGGTTCCGCATTGACGGCGGACCAGGTGATCCGCTCCGGCGGCTACGAGCAGATTCCCGACAGCGACCTGATCTGCATCACGGCCGGCTTGCGGCGCAAACCGGACGAAAGCCGGCTCGATTTGATCAACCGCAATGTCGAGCTGTTCCTTGGCATCCTTGGTGAGATCAAGAAAGCCGCTCTCAAATCTGACGCGATCGTGCTGGTCGTCTCCAATCCGGTCGATGTGCTTACGTATCTCGCCGCGAAAGTGCTCGATCTGCCGCCGAGCCGCGTGATCGGCCTCGGCACGCAGCTCGACACAATCCGCTTTCGCGCGCTGATCGCCGAGCGGCTCGCCGCGCCGCCGACGCAAGTCTCCGCTCTTATCCTCGGCGAGCATGGCGACAGCATGGTGCCAATCTGGTCGAGCGCGACGATCGCGGGACTGCCGCTCGACAAGTATCCTGGTTGGACCAACCAATTGGCCGGCGAACTCTTCGCGCGCACCAAAGGCTCGGGCGCCGAAGTGATTAAGAAGAAAGGCGGGGCGGGCTTTGCCGTCGGCCTGGCGATTCAAGAGGTGGTCGAAACGATCGCCCTCGATCGCCGCCGTGTGTTGCCCGTATCGAGCGTGCAAAGCGGCTGCTATGGCCTGCGCGATGTGGCGATCAGCGTTCCCGCGATCGTCGGCCGGCAAGGCGTTCTCGGCACTCGCGAAATCGACCTCTGGCCCAAAGAGTTGCAAGCCCTGCGCCAGAGCGGGAGCGTGCTGCGGCAGACGCTTGACACCGTGTTGAAAGCACGACGATGAAGTCCCTCGACCAAAAGCTCGCCGCGATCCATGCCGATCCGTCGGGGGCGAAGGATTTCATCTTGGCCGACGCGAAGGATGCCGACATGGCCTTTGGGATCGGCGCGCCGGGCAAGTCGCCCGAGATGCATGCCGGCGAGGGGCGGCTGCGGACACTCGCCGAATATCGCGAGCAGATTCGCCAGGTGGTGCGGCAAGGTGTC
Coding sequences within:
- a CDS encoding lactate/malate dehydrogenase family protein, which codes for MKVSIIGGGGLVGSCTAFALQTGRIVREIALVDANAELAAGQALDLLHGSALTADQVIRSGGYEQIPDSDLICITAGLRRKPDESRLDLINRNVELFLGILGEIKKAALKSDAIVLVVSNPVDVLTYLAAKVLDLPPSRVIGLGTQLDTIRFRALIAERLAAPPTQVSALILGEHGDSMVPIWSSATIAGLPLDKYPGWTNQLAGELFARTKGSGAEVIKKKGGAGFAVGLAIQEVVETIALDRRRVLPVSSVQSGCYGLRDVAISVPAIVGRQGVLGTREIDLWPKELQALRQSGSVLRQTLDTVLKARR
- a CDS encoding class II aldolase/adducin family protein, which translates into the protein MNLHKLKEEICDIGRRIYAKGFAAGNDGNISYRLSENEVLCTPTMICKGFIKPADLCIVDMEANQLAGVRKRTSEIRLHLAIMKERPEVKSVVHCHPPHATAFAVAREPIPQCVLPEVEVFLGDVPITKYETPGGQEFAETILPFVKKANVIILANHGTVSYGETVERAYWWTEILDAYCRILMLARDLGKVNYFTEQKTRELLDLKQKWGFTDPRLEPEMKNCDICANDVFRDSWQDCGIERRAFEPPPAMRPPSAAKPASGAHAINGKQAVSADQEQLIRAITDRVMAALTQAGK
- a CDS encoding EutN/CcmL family microcompartment protein; this encodes MRIGTVIGTVTLSRSHPSLRAASYRLAVPLSLANLTGNYQEVAEEFVVYDELGAGIGSQIAISEGAEAAQPFRPEIKPVDAYNAAILDNIDLWKGIEP